A genomic window from Camelus ferus isolate YT-003-E chromosome X, BCGSAC_Cfer_1.0, whole genome shotgun sequence includes:
- the ARMCX6 gene encoding protein ARMCX6 — protein MGRAREVGWMAAGLMIGAGACYCVYKLTIGRGDSEKLEEEEEEWEDDQELNEAEPEIWFDFTTMARPWSEDGDWTEPGAPGGTEDRPSGGGKANRTHPIKQRPFPYEHKNTWSAQSYKNFTCVLGLSKSPFIQGKLLLVRPRDAGFSFSHDINSHLASLSIAGNTIPTPNPAVEGEKAFCAPGNVNASGENQGQIKMYINEVCQETVLLCCNSFLQQAGLNLLISMTVINNMLAKSVSDLKFPLISEGSGYAEVQGLKPLTGLSEKPVLAGELLSGPLLLSFWSLLIRNADRQLFPHILAS, from the coding sequence ATGGGCCGGGCTCGGGAAGTGGGTTGGATGGCAGCAGGACTGATGATTGGGGCTGGTGCTTGCTACTGTGTTTACAAATTAACTATAGGAAGAGGTGATAGTGAGaagttggaggaggaggaagaggaatgggAAGATGACCAGGAGCTGAATGAGGCGGAGCCTGAGATTTGGTTTGATTTCACAACTATGGCTAGGCCCTGGAGTGAGGATGGAGATTGGACTGAACCTGGGGCCCCTGGTGGCACTGAGGACAGGCCTTCAGGTGGGGGCAAGGCCAACCGAACACACCCAATAAAACAGCGCCCATTCCCTTACGAACATAAAAATACTTGGAGTGCACAAAGCTATAAAAATTTCACGTGTGTTCTTGGCCTCTCCAAGAGCCCTTTCATTCAGGGGAAACTGTTGTTAGTTCGGCCCAGGGATGCTGGTTTTTCATTTAGCCACGATATCAATAGTCATTTGGCCAGCCTCTCCATTGCTGGAAACACGATCCCTACTCCCAACCCTGCTGTTGAGGGGGAGAAGGCTTTCTGTGCCCCAGGTAACGTGAACGCGAGTGGTGAAAATCAGGGCCAGATTAAGATGTACATCAATGAAGTGTGTCAGGAGACTGTGTTGCTTTGCTGCAACTCATTTCTGCAGCAGGCCGGATTAAATTTGTTAATAAGCATGACAGTTATTAATAACATGCTTGCCAAGTCCGTTTCAGACTTGAAGTTTCCTTTGATATCAGAGGGAAGTGGATATGCTGAGGTGCAGGGTTTGAAACCATTGACGGGTTTGTCTGAAAAGCCAGTGTTGGCAGGGGAGTTGCTGAGTGGCCCACTGCTGCTGTCTTTCTGGTCCCTCCTTATCAGAAATGCAGACAGACAGCTTTTCCCACACATTCTGGCCTCCTAA
- the LOC102516337 gene encoding armadillo repeat-containing X-linked protein 3, whose protein sequence is MGYARKVGWVTAGLVIGAGACYCIYKLTRGRKQNKEKMAEGGSGDVDDVRDCPGARYNDWSDDDDDNSENKGIVWYPPWARIGTEAGTRARARARARATRARRAVQKRASPNSDDTILSPQELQKVLCLVEMSEKPYILEAALIALGNNAAYAFNRDIIRDLGGLPIVAKILNTRDPIVKEKALIVLNNLSVNAENQRRLKIYMNQVCDDTITSRLNSSVQLAGLRLLTNMTVTNEYQHMLANSISDFFRLFSAGNEETKFQVLKLLLNLAENPAMARELLRAQVPSSLGSLFNKKENKEVILKLLVIFENINDNFKWEENESIQNQFGEGSLFFFLKEFQVCADKILGIESHHDFLVKVKIGKFVAKLAERMFPKSQE, encoded by the coding sequence ATGGGCTACGCCAGGAAAGTAGGCTGGGTGACTGCGGGACTGGTGATTGGGGCTGGAGCCTGCTATTGCATTTATAAACTGAccaggggaagaaaacagaacaaggaGAAAATGGCTGAGGGAGGGTCTGGGGACGTGGATGATGTTCGGGACTGTCCTGGGGCCAGGTACAATGACTGGTCtgacgatgatgatgataacagtgAGAACAAAGGTATAGTATGGTACCCACCTTGGGCCCGGATTGGGACTGAGGCTGGGACCAGAGCTAGGGCCAGGGCAAGGGCCAGAGCTACCCGGGCTCGTCGAGCTGTTCAGAAACGGGCTTCCCCCAATTCAGATGATACTATTTTGTCCCCTCAAGAGCTGCAAAAAGTTCTTTGCTTGGTTGAGATGTCTGAAAAGCCTTATATTCTTGAAGCAGCTTTAATCGCTCTGGGTAACAATGCTGCCTATGCATTTAACAGAGATATTATTCGTGATCTGGGTGGTCTCCCAATTGTTGCAAAGATTCTCAATACTCGGGATCCCATAGTCAAGGAAAAGGCTTTAATTGTCCTAAATAACTTGAGTGTGAATGCTGAAAACCAGCGCAGGCTTAAGATATACATGAATCAAGTGTGTGATGACACAATCACTTCTCGCTTGAATTCATCTGTGCAGCTGGCGGGACTAAGATTGCTTACGAACATGACTGTTACTAATGAGTATCAGCACATGCTTGCTAATTCCATTTCAGACTTTTTTCGTTTATTTTCAGCAGGAAATGAAGAAACCAAATTTCAGGTTTTGAAACTCCTTTTGAATTTGGCTGAAAATCCAGCCATGGCTAGAGAACTGCTCAGGGCCCAAGTACCATCTTCACTGGGTTCCCTCTTTAATAAGAAGGAGAACAAAGAGGTGATTCTTAAACTTCTGGTCATATTTGAGAAcataaatgacaattttaaatgggaagaaaatgaatcTATTCAGAATCAATTCGGTGAaggttcactttttttctttttaaaagaatttcaagtGTGTGCTGATAAGATTCTGGGGATAGAAAGTCATCATGATTTTCTGGTGAaagtaaaaattggaaaattcgtAGCCAAACTGGCTGAGCGTATGTTCCCGAAGAGCCAGGAATAA